A single genomic interval of Lathyrus oleraceus cultivar Zhongwan6 chromosome 7, CAAS_Psat_ZW6_1.0, whole genome shotgun sequence harbors:
- the LOC127106606 gene encoding uncharacterized protein LOC127106606, producing the protein MAKQSKSKKPESFGKGKVTPIQIAFIVDRYLCDNNFTETRKSFRIEASSFIANSPINEVPKSLMSLGEMLDEYICLKEQKVMLDQERVYMEQEKNRVQMFLNGVQNVMNVYNASKNISLTNVAMPNAKSVAVPQQKIGVPSASAAAATSTSTQNTSNMLSVPQSNNTNVENGNYSTPMISVSDRKRKDTRTVDAPSVAKRSRGRASSTSRKVPVLGQNTLPQSNNAVNNQVVYHPSSATQSSAANFVPSGSQVQGSSVVKCLFNQPQKSIPTNSQVPKTPPRANSSHSDANISPPEVTQVPPSNAETTSTCYTVISTKRVMVSPAKQMAYIESSHCISPVKTNSDKAFKREHVRSRLNFDSSDMPQRLDSDKSLPNEISTTESNNEVQLYDIDFPNFDALSMDFSFAEMLNDLDFSCEGLDFSCDPTPSHSNDNQVISEQPSTSAEALSEKNMNIQGTDSLTAMASVIRNVTILSPEKKHQSCLDQENC; encoded by the exons ATGGCCAAACAATCCAAATCCAAAAAACCCGAATCCTTCGGCAAAGGCAAAGTCACCCCAATCCAGATCGCTTTCATCGTTGATCGGTACCTCTGCGACAACAATTTCACCGAAACGAGAAAATCGTTCCGGATCGAAGCTTCGTCGTTCATCGCCAATTCTCCAATTAACGAG GTGCCGAAGAGTTTGATGAGTTTAGGTGAGATGCTTGATGAGTATATATGTTTGAAGGAGCAGAAAGTGATGCTGGATCAAGAAAGGGTTTATATGGAGCAAGAGAAGAACCGGGTTCAGATGTTTTTGAATGGGGTGCAGAATGTTATGAATGTTTATAATGCTAGTAAGAATATTTCGTTGACGAATGTTGCTATGCCGAATGCGAAGTCTGTGGCGGTCCCTCAGCAGAAAATTG GTGTTCCTAGTGCCTCTGCTGCTGCTGCTACTTCTACTTCAACACAAAACACATCAAATATGCTCTCAGTGCCTCAGTCTAACAACACAAATGTAGAGAATGGAAACTACTCAACACCCATGATTAGTGTATCTGACAGAAAGAGAAAAGATACTAGAACAGTAGATGCTCCTTCAGTTGCAAAGAGATCTCGTGGCCGAGCATCCTCTACCAGTAGGAAAGTTCCTGTTCTAG GTCAAAACACACTGCCACAATCAAACAATGCTGTTAATAATCAAGTAGTTTATCATCCCTCTTCTGCAACTCAATCATCTGCTGCAAACTTTGTACCAAGTGGTTCACAAGTTCAAGGCTCTAGTGTTGTGAAATGCTTATTTAATCAGCCTCAGAAGTCTATCCCTACCAATTCACAAGTTCCAAAGACTCCTCCAAGAGCAAATTCCAGTCATAGCGATGCAAATATATCCCCACCCGAGGTTACTCAGGTTCCACCTAGCAATGCAGAGACTACATCTACTTGTTACACTGTAATTTCAACCAAAAGAGTTATGGTTAGCCCTGCAAAACAGATGGCTTATATAGAGAGCAGTCATTGCATTTCCCCTGTTAAAACGAATTCGGACAAGGCATTTAAGAGGGAACATGTAAGAAGCAGGTTGAACTTTGATTCCTCGGATATGCCTCAAAGGTTGGATTCTGACAAATCATTGCCTAATGAGATTTCTACAACAGAGTCAAACAATGAAGTTCAATTATATGATATTGATTTCCCTAACTTTGATGCCCTTAGCATGGACTTTTCATTTGCTGAAATGTTAAATGATCTAGATTTTTCTTGTGAGGGTCTTGATTTTTCATGTGATCCAACACCAAGTCATTCAAATGATAATCAAGTTATATCTGAACAACCATCAACTTCGGCAGAAGCTCTATCTGAGAAAAATATGAACATACAAG GCACTGATTCTCTGACTGCAATGGCATCTGTCATAAGAAATGTAACGATTTTAAGCCCAG AGAAAAAGCACCAGAGCTGTTTAGATCAGGAGAATTGTTGA